A single window of Uloborus diversus isolate 005 chromosome 5, Udiv.v.3.1, whole genome shotgun sequence DNA harbors:
- the LOC129222253 gene encoding histone H2A: MSGRGKGGKVKGKSKTRSSRAGLQFPVGRIHRLLRKGNYAERVGAGAPVYLAAVLEYLAAEVLELAGNAARDNKKTRIIPRHLQLAIRNDEELNKLLSGVTIAQGGVLPNIQAVLLPKKTEKKA; the protein is encoded by the coding sequence ATGTCTGGACGTGGTAAAGGAGGCAAAGTAAAGGGAAAGAGCAAGACTCGATCCAGCCGTGCAGGTCTGCAATTTCCAGTCGGCCGTATCCATCGTCTGCTGCGTAAGGGAAATTATGCCGAAAGAGTCGGAGCTGGTGCACCAGTGTATTTAGCTGCTGTGCTCGAATACTTGGCTGCTGAGGTTTTGGAGTTGGCAGGTAATGCTGCAAGGGACAACAAAAAGACCAGAATTATCCCAAGACATCTCCAGCTCGCCATCAGAAACGATGAAGAGTTGAACAAGCTTCTGTCAGGAGTCACCATTGCTCAAGGTGGTGTTCTCCCCAACATCCAAGCTGTCTTACTCCCCAAAAAGACCGAAAAGAAAGCATAA
- the LOC129222255 gene encoding histone H2B — protein sequence MPPQASGKAVKKAGKAQKAVRTGDKKKRKKRRKESFAIYIYKVLKQVHPDTGISSKAMSIMNSFVNDIFERIAAESSRLAHYNKRSTITSREIQTAVRLLLPGELAKHAVSEGTKAVTKYTSSK from the coding sequence ATGCCACCTCAAGCATCTGGAAAAGCCGTGAAGAAGGCGGGCAAGGCCCAGAAAGCTGTCCGTACTGGTGACAAGAAAAAGAGGAAGAAGCGCAGGAAGGAATCTTTCGCTATTTACATCTACAAAGTCTTGAAACAAGTTCACCCCGACACTGGAATCTCAAGCAAGGCTATGTCCATCATGAATTCTTTTGTCAATGACATCTTCGAGAGAATTGCAGCTGAATCTTCAAGACTGGCTCATTACAACAAGAGAAGCACCATCACCAGCCGAGAAATCCAAACTGCTGTGCGTCTCCTCTTGCCCGGTGAATTGGCTAAACACGCAGTTTCTGAAGGAACCAAAGCCGTCACCAAGTACACCAGCTCCAAgtaa